From Solidesulfovibrio carbinoliphilus subsp. oakridgensis, the proteins below share one genomic window:
- a CDS encoding response regulator, whose translation MTAPTTPLFRSPLIVSASEGHAKIDRDFLKRARIFGARHVTSGAEALAHLRRGGADLILCDATLADMDGQAFVAALRADPALAGIPVILATVGGRRAEVLAAVKLGVAGYCLRPYSEDTFRRHLSMAAHVARFAAAEKAALARARAGEAAGDLDGAARDFAAVAETPDAAPRLFEEGMAALAVRDFERAIVAFHKALGANELFVEAYLGLARAWLAKGSTRQYRQYMKQAASACARARRFTELRDQFLALLAADEAGFNPFLALGNELLRDRHYAASISLFRHAQELAPQNADIYLSLSKAYHFLRRPDLARRAVDKSLALNDRSDEARALRQRLADRDREGLAAPGALPGGTDAPRYPLLLRGVLYLAGLATDALVRPRRQAKAA comes from the coding sequence ATGACCGCGCCCACGACGCCCCTTTTTCGCTCCCCGCTCATCGTCTCCGCCAGCGAAGGCCATGCCAAGATCGACCGGGACTTTTTAAAGCGCGCCCGCATCTTCGGCGCCCGCCACGTGACGAGCGGCGCCGAGGCGCTGGCCCACCTGCGGCGCGGCGGGGCGGATCTCATCCTCTGCGACGCGACGCTTGCCGACATGGACGGCCAGGCCTTCGTGGCCGCCCTGCGGGCCGATCCGGCCCTGGCCGGCATCCCGGTCATCCTGGCCACCGTCGGCGGCCGGCGGGCCGAGGTCCTGGCCGCGGTCAAGCTCGGCGTGGCCGGCTACTGCCTGCGTCCCTATTCCGAGGACACCTTCCGGCGGCACCTCTCCATGGCCGCCCATGTGGCCCGGTTCGCAGCCGCGGAAAAGGCCGCCCTGGCCCGGGCCAGGGCCGGCGAGGCCGCGGGCGACCTGGACGGGGCGGCCCGGGACTTTGCCGCCGTGGCCGAGACCCCGGACGCCGCGCCCCGGCTTTTCGAGGAAGGCATGGCGGCCCTGGCCGTCCGGGACTTCGAACGGGCCATCGTGGCCTTTCACAAGGCCCTGGGCGCAAACGAGCTCTTCGTGGAAGCCTATCTCGGCCTGGCCCGGGCCTGGCTGGCCAAGGGCAGCACCCGCCAGTACCGCCAGTACATGAAGCAGGCGGCCTCGGCCTGCGCCCGGGCCCGGCGGTTCACGGAGCTGCGCGACCAGTTCCTGGCCCTGCTCGCGGCCGACGAGGCCGGGTTCAACCCGTTTCTGGCCCTTGGCAACGAGCTTTTGCGCGACCGGCACTACGCCGCCTCCATCTCGCTTTTCCGGCATGCCCAGGAACTGGCCCCGCAAAACGCCGACATTTATCTCAGCCTGTCCAAGGCCTACCATTTCCTGCGCCGCCCGGATCTGGCCCGGCGGGCCGTGGACAAGAGCCTGGCCTTAAACGACCGCAGCGACGAGGCCCGGGCCCTGCGCCAGCGTCTGGCCGACCGCGACAGGGAGGGTCTGGCGGCCCCGGGCGCCTTGCCCGGAGGGACCGACGCGCCGCGCTATCCGCTGCTCCTGCGCGGCGTCCTCTACCTGGCCGGCCTGGCCACCGACGCCCTCGTGCGGCCCCGCCGCCAGGCCAAGGCCGCCTGA
- the gap gene encoding type I glyceraldehyde-3-phosphate dehydrogenase: protein MAVTIGINGFGRIGRYLTRLLADDPDITLTAINARADNAQLAHLLKYDSVHGRFAGTVVPCDEGLMINDRLVRITRHGGGDWRWADCGCQFVIETTGKFVDRESCEKHLASGAQKVIISAPGKNEDVTVVMGVNDHELAPEHRIISNASCTTNCLAPIAKALNDAFGIRHGLMTTIHSYTMSQRILDGSHKDWRRGRACALSMIPTTTGAARAVTKVIPALTGKLDGMSIRVPTPNVSVVDFTCELDKPTDTAGMLAVLQAAAGDNLGFTDEPLVSIDFVGDTHGGVVDAKASQVLDGTMAKVLAWYDNEAGFTNQLVRLIKKAAAF from the coding sequence ATGGCGGTTACGATCGGCATCAACGGATTTGGCCGGATCGGTCGGTACCTGACGCGGCTTCTGGCCGACGACCCCGACATCACCCTCACGGCCATAAACGCCCGGGCCGACAACGCCCAGCTCGCCCATCTGCTCAAGTACGATTCCGTGCACGGCCGGTTCGCCGGCACGGTGGTCCCCTGCGACGAGGGCCTCATGATCAACGACAGGCTGGTCCGGATCACCCGCCACGGCGGCGGCGACTGGCGCTGGGCCGATTGCGGCTGCCAGTTCGTGATCGAGACCACGGGCAAATTCGTGGACCGGGAATCGTGCGAAAAGCACCTGGCCAGCGGCGCGCAAAAGGTGATCATCAGCGCGCCCGGCAAAAACGAGGACGTGACCGTCGTCATGGGCGTCAACGACCACGAGCTGGCCCCGGAGCACCGCATCATCTCCAACGCCTCCTGCACCACCAACTGCCTGGCCCCCATCGCCAAGGCCTTAAACGACGCCTTCGGCATCCGGCACGGGCTCATGACCACCATCCACTCCTACACCATGAGCCAGCGCATCCTGGACGGCTCCCACAAGGACTGGCGGCGGGGCCGGGCCTGCGCCCTGTCCATGATCCCGACCACCACCGGCGCGGCCAGGGCCGTGACCAAGGTCATCCCGGCCCTTACCGGCAAGCTCGACGGCATGTCCATCCGGGTCCCGACGCCAAACGTCTCCGTGGTCGATTTCACCTGCGAGCTCGACAAGCCGACCGATACGGCCGGCATGCTGGCCGTGCTCCAGGCGGCGGCCGGGGACAACCTCGGGTTCACCGACGAGCCGCTGGTGTCCATCGACTTCGTGGGCGACACCCACGGCGGCGTGGTGGACGCCAAGGCCAGCCAGGTCCTCGACGGCACCATGGCCAAGGTGCTCGCCTGGTACGACAACGAGGCCGGGTTCACCAACCAGCTCGTGCGCCTGATCAAGAAAGCTGCCGCCTTTTAG